The Sphingomonas carotinifaciens genomic sequence CGGCATTGGCGATGCTGTCGATCCACAGCGTCCGTACCCCGAACAGCCGCGCCATCAACAGGAAGGGCAGCATCGGCGCCGATCCCGTGGTGATGAAGGCCGCCGGTCGCTCGCGGACCATCACGACCAGCGCCCGCGCGAAGATCGGCGCAAACCCCTTCAGGCTGAAGCGCGACGCGTCGGGCACCGCATAATAGCGATGCCCGGCCACCACCTCCGCATAGCTTTCGAAGGTCGAGACATAGGCCACGTCGAACCCCTCGAACGCGGCACGCAGCCGGCGCAACTCCACCCAATGCCCGCCACCCGATGCACCGGCCAGGAGGCGCGGACGGCGTGCACCAGACGGCGCGGGCGCCGTCTTGTCGGGAACCGGGCGGGAGGGGCCGCCCTCCCCTCGCCCGCGTGCCGCCCGTGCCAGCGCGATGGAGCCCGCACCCATCAGAAATATCGCTCCACCACGCGGATCGTGTCGCCCGGCAGCACGGGCGCGGATGCGGTGACCGGCACCGCCACCTCGGCGGGCGCGCCGGCGCGTTTGATGAACACCATCTTCTTCTTGGCGCGGTAGGTGAAGCTGCCGGCATCGGCCACCGCCTGCATCACGGTCAGCCCGCTGGCGAAGTCGTACTTGCCGGGCCGGTTGACCTCACCGGAGATATAATAAGGGCGGTATTTGGTCACTTCCGTGCTGACTCGCGGCTGGCGCACCAGCCCCTTGGCGCCCAGCGCCGCCTCCAGCTTGCGGCTCAACTGGTCCGGGGTCACGTCGCGCACCGGCACCGTGCCCAGCATCGGCATTGCCAGCGAATCATCGGCCGCGACCATGAATTCGCCACTGAACTCCTCGAACCCGAAGGTGGTGATGCGCAGCTTGTCACCTGCGCCCAGCGTATAGGCGCTGGGCATCGCGGCGGCGCTCTCCACCGGCAGCGGCTGTGCGGCGCACCCGACCAGCAAGGCCGCTGCCGTCATCGCTCCTGCCATCATCATAGTCTTACGCATGACCCCACTCCTTCTCCTGACGAATGCCCCCGAACCATCGCCGTCACGGCACCGTCGCGACGGTCGCCTCCTGTGGCCACAATGCCGGGCGAACGCCGCCCCGGCCTCCGGTGGCGCTGCGATAGATGCGCTCGATCTCGTCGGCGATGCCGCTCCACGCAAAGCTCGCCAGCGGTGCCGCCAGTCGCTCGGCGCGGCCGGCATCGGCCTCGAACACGGCCAGCGCCTCCAGGAACACATCCACCTCACGTCCATAGTCGAACCCGATGGTCAGCCCGGTCCCCAATCGGTCCAGCGTCCGGCGAAAGGCCGGAATGCCGCTCAGCACCGGGAACAGGCCGGCCGACGCCGCCTCCACCGCGGCAAGTCCGAAGCCCTCATAGCCCGATGGACAGGCATAGACGCTGCTGCGCGCGATCAGGTCGCACAAGGCCTCGTCGCTGGGCGACCCGTGGAATTCGACCACATCGTCCAGCGCCAGTTCGTGCGCCGCCAACCGCAGCTCGGCGATGGTCACGCCCATTTCCTTGCCCGCCACGATCAGGCGCCATGCCGGATCGACTTCGCGCAGGCCGGCGAACCAGGCGAGCAGCCGGTGGACGCCCTTGTGCGGTGCCAGCCGTCCGAAATAGATCATCGTCTTCGTGCCCGGCTGCGCCAGTCCGGCGAACTTGGCCACGTCGACGCCATTTTCCACCGGCACCACGCGCCCGGCCGCGATCCGGCCGAAGCTGTCCGCATCCTGCAGGCTGGAGGCAATCACCGTGTGATAGCGGGTCAGGGTCGCACGGCTGATCGTCGCGAACCACAGCCGCTTCATCCGCATGGCAAAGGGGGTGTGAAAGATGCCGCCATGCGACGTCATCACCAGCGCGGCCCGGTGCCGCCAGCGGGTCCAGCCCAGCGCCTCGGCAAAGAATTCCAGGCCATGGACATGGATGACATCGGGCCGCCCGACCGCGCCCACCACGCCCGGCGCCAGCGGATAGCGGCGGCTGCCGCGGAACGGCA encodes the following:
- a CDS encoding oligosaccharide biosynthesis protein Alg14; this encodes MGAGSIALARAARGRGEGGPSRPVPDKTAPAPSGARRPRLLAGASGGGHWVELRRLRAAFEGFDVAYVSTFESYAEVVAGHRYYAVPDASRFSLKGFAPIFARALVVMVRERPAAFITTGSAPMLPFLLMARLFGVRTLWIDSIANAEHLSTSGRIAKRLAHRCLAQWPEVGAQEDIECWGRIV
- a CDS encoding glycosyltransferase family 4 protein; its protein translation is MRITHATRQYAPGIGGMENYVALLAQEQRRAGHQVRVVTLDRIFDGDGTRLPEREVIDGIEVVRVPFRGSRRYPLAPGVVGAVGRPDVIHVHGLEFFAEALGWTRWRHRAALVMTSHGGIFHTPFAMRMKRLWFATISRATLTRYHTVIASSLQDADSFGRIAAGRVVPVENGVDVAKFAGLAQPGTKTMIYFGRLAPHKGVHRLLAWFAGLREVDPAWRLIVAGKEMGVTIAELRLAAHELALDDVVEFHGSPSDEALCDLIARSSVYACPSGYEGFGLAAVEAASAGLFPVLSGIPAFRRTLDRLGTGLTIGFDYGREVDVFLEALAVFEADAGRAERLAAPLASFAWSGIADEIERIYRSATGGRGGVRPALWPQEATVATVP
- a CDS encoding polysaccharide biosynthesis/export family protein, whose translation is MRKTMMMAGAMTAAALLVGCAAQPLPVESAAAMPSAYTLGAGDKLRITTFGFEEFSGEFMVAADDSLAMPMLGTVPVRDVTPDQLSRKLEAALGAKGLVRQPRVSTEVTKYRPYYISGEVNRPGKYDFASGLTVMQAVADAGSFTYRAKKKMVFIKRAGAPAEVAVPVTASAPVLPGDTIRVVERYF